The Myxococcales bacterium genome contains a region encoding:
- a CDS encoding helix-turn-helix transcriptional regulator: protein MGMVEREGFAGLSIHKLAAAVDYTPGALYRYFGSKDALYAQLVLQALADARAHLERGRGASPRDASPLAVVFA from the coding sequence ATGGGCATGGTCGAGCGCGAGGGCTTCGCGGGGCTCTCTATCCACAAGCTCGCGGCCGCGGTCGACTACACGCCGGGCGCGCTGTACCGCTACTTCGGCTCGAAGGACGCGCTCTACGCGCAGCTCGTGCTGCAGGCCCTGGCGGACGCCCGCGCTCACCTCGAGCGCGGCCGGGGCGCCTCTCCCCGGGACGCGTCGCCGCTCGCCGTGGTCTTCGCTTAG